One window of the Salvia miltiorrhiza cultivar Shanhuang (shh) chromosome 6, IMPLAD_Smil_shh, whole genome shotgun sequence genome contains the following:
- the LOC130990262 gene encoding phosphoethanolamine N-methyltransferase 1-like, with protein sequence MAALHEQEREIQKSYWMEHSAGLTLEAMMLDSKAADLDKEERPEVISLLPPFDGKSVLELGAGIGRFTGELAKKAGQVIALDFIESVIKKNETLNGHHQNVKFICADVTSPDLNFSEGSLDVIFSNWLLMYLSDKEVQDLVKRMVKWLKVGGYIFFRESCFHQSGDHKRKSNPTHYREPSFYTKIFKECHAADNSGNSFELALIGCKCIGAYVKNKKNQNQICWLWQKVTSDDDRKFQKFLDTVQYKCSGILRYERVFGQGYVSTGGLDTTKEFVAKLDLQPGQKVLDVGCGIGGGDFYMAEKYDVHVVGIDLSINMISFALERAIGLNCAVEFEVADCTKKEYPDGAFDVIYSRDTILHIQDKPALFRSFYKWLKPGGKVLISDYCRNSGTPSAEFAEYIKQRGYDLHDVKAYGQMLRDAGFVDVIAEDRTDQFMKVLKKELDAVEKDKETFIRDFSEEDYNDIVGGWNAKLMRSSSGEQRWGLFIGKKE encoded by the exons ATGGCTGCCCTTCATG AGCAAGAGCGTGAGATTCAGAAGAGTTACTGGATGGAGCATTCTGCGGGCCTGACGTTGGAAGCCATGATGCTTGATTCCAAGGCGGCTGATCTTGACAAAGAAGAGAGGCCTGAG GTGATATCCCTGCTCCCACCCTTTGATGGAAAGTCAGTTCTGGAACTTGGAGCTGGCATTGGCCGCTTCACCGGTGAATTGGCTAAAAAGGCTGGTCAAGTCATAGCTCTCGACTTTATTGAAAGTGTGATAAAGAAG AATGAAACTCTCAACGGGCACCATCAAAACGTCAAATTTATTTGCGCTGATGTGACATCCCCAGATTTGAACTTCTCTGAAGGGTCTCTGGATGTCATATTCTCAAACTGGCTATTGATGTATCTCTCGGACAAAGAG GTTCAGGACCTCGTGAAGAGAATGGTCAAATGGTTGAAAGTTGGTGGCTATATATTCTTCAGAGAATCATGTTTCCATCAGTCCGGCGATCACAAGCGAAAGTCTAATCCCACTCATTACCGTGAACCAAGTTTCTATACCAAG ATATTTAAAGAATGCCATGCTGCCGATAATTCTGGAAATTCATTTGAACTTGCTCTTATTGGCTGCAAGTGCATTGGAGCTTATGTGAAAAACAAGAAGAATCAGAATCAG ATTTGCTGGCTTTGGCAAAAGGTTACTTCAGATGATGACAGGAAATTCCAGAAGTTCTTGGACACTGTCCAATATAAATGTAGTGGAATATTGCGCTATGAGCGCGTCTTTGGACAGGGATATGTTAGCACCGGAGGACTAG ATACCACTAAAGAATTTGTGGCCAAACTGGACCTTCAGCCCGGCCAGAAGGTCCTAGATGTGGGGTGCGGCATTGGTGGAGGTGATTTCTACATGGCAGAAAAGTACGACGTCCATGTTGTTGGCATAGACCTCTCCATCAATATGATCTCTTTTGCTCTTGAGCGCGCCATTGGCCTCAATTGTGCTGTTGAATTTGAAGTTGCCGATTGTACCAAGAAAGAATATCCTGATGGCGCATTTGATGTGATCTACAGTCGCGACACAATCCTTCACATTCAA GACAAGCCCGCATTGTTCAGATCGTTCTACAAGTGGCTGAAGCCGGGAGGCAAAGTCCTCATCAGTGATTACTGCAGAAACTCTGGGACCCCGTCTGCTGAATTTGCAGAGTACATCAAGCAAAGGGGATACGATCTACATGATGTTAAGGCTTATGGCCAG ATGCTTCGTGATGCTGGCTTCGTTGATGTCATTGCTGAGGATCGTACTGATCAG TTCATGAAAGTTCTCAAGAAGGAATTGGATGCAGTGGAGAAGGATAAGGAAACATTTATAAGAGACTTCTCTGAG GAGGACTACAACGACATAGTCGGAGGTTGGAATGCTAAGCTGATGAGAAGCTCGTCGGGTGAGCAGAGGTGGGGTCTGTTTATTGGCAAGAAAGAGTGA